The DNA segment TGGGTTCCTCTAATTTTTCTGTAGTTTCTTCCTTTTCTTCAGCTTTCTCCTCTTTGCTTTCTGCTATGCTAAGGCTTAAGTGGACTATTCTAAGTAGCTCGATTACTAGGTCTTCATCATCTGAATATATGTACCCCTGCCCGACAATGATTTTTCCGCCAAGGTTGAGTTTCTCAACTGCCTCTGCTATGTATTTCTCCTCTGGAGGCTCTGTCTCTCCAAAGAGCTCTTTCCATATCTCACTTATCTTAAAAACATTGGCTCTTTTCTTTAAGGATTCTTTCAGTTTGTTGTTCTCCTCAACCAGTTTGCTGTATTCCTCAAGGAGCTCTCCATACTTGCCCTCAAGTTCTTGGTAGTCATTTTTGAGCTTCTCGTTTTCCTGCATAAGCATCTCATATTTTCCTTTTAGGTCAAGAAGCTGATTTCTCAGTGCCATATATTCCGGTAAAATCTGGAGACTCTTTAGGCCTGCTCTTACGAGTGTGTTTTTGATTTCCTTTCTCACAAGTTCTACGTCTATGTGCTCCAAATCATGTCCCAGAGGTATTTTCATTCTCTCTACATGCCCAACTAGTTCGCTGAGCTCTCTAAACATTCTCTCTGCCAGTTCTCGTCCAACTCTATCTGCATCGGTAGCTATTATTAGTAAATCCGCCCCCGCTGCAGCACTTTTAGCTATTTCCAGATTCGTTGTTGGAATTATTGCAGAGATTGTTATGTTGTACTCACTACCAAGAGCCAAGCCTTGAAGGGCCTTGCTTACAACTTCTACATCACTTGCTCCTTCCACCAAAATTCTAACATCAACAATAGTCATTCCCAACACCTCCGCGGGGTGTTACCCCCGAGCTTTTATAGGGTAAGCGTTATAAAAGCCTTTGGGCTACACCTCAACTACAAGATCCTCGTTTTCTAGAATTACTTCCCCGTTAGGGAGGAGGCTTATCGATATTCCTCTAATCTCTACTCCCTTTTTCTTTGCTTCTTTTAACAACTCGGCAATTTTTGGGTCGCCTTTGATGTAGGGTTTGAACCTTCTAACTCCCGGCAAAGCGCCTATAAAGATTATCATTGCCCTTTTGCCGTTTTCCCTCAAGCGTATCAGCTCTTTTATATGCTTCTGCCCCCTCACACTCGGACAATCTGGGTACATTGCGTAATCTCCCTCTCTCAAAACGGCACTTTTCATTTCCACCCAGATCTCTTCCCCGTTGCACTCCAAGAGGTAGTCAAGTCGAGAGTTGCCGATTCTAACTTCCCTCCTTTTGATCCTACATCCTTTAAGCCACCTGATCAGTCCCAGCTCAACAGCCCTTTCAAAGGCTCTTGCCTGAGTTCTTGTGTCTATAATTGCTCCTCTCCCATTTTTTTCGAGAAATCCAATCAGAACAAACTCTGTTTTCCCTCCTTGTTTGGGAATGCAAAATGCTTTCTTTCCTTTAATCATGAACTCTTCTAATCTGCCGGTATTCGTTATCAACGCCTTTTTGAGTTCTCCATTAACCTCTACCAATCCTACAAATCTGTTCAGTCTCCTTATAAACGTGCACTCGATTATCGGAAGTTTTAGCAACACGCCGCTCCCCAGTTGATTATTGACCTAAAACCTTAAATATTACCCGTCCTACATTAAGATGAATATCTAAACGAGGTGGTAGTGATGGTGGACTATGAACTGTTAAAGAAGATAGTCGAAGCTCCTGGAGTTACCGGCTATGAGTTCATGGGAGTTAGAGACGTTGTTATTGAAGCGCTAAAGGATTACGTTGATGAGATCAAAGTCGACAAGCTCGGAAATGTTATCGCCCATAAGAAGGGCGATGGTCCAAAGGTTATGATTGCTGGACATATGGATCAAATTGGTCTTATGGTAACGCACATTGAGAAGAACGGGTTTTTGAGAGTTGCTCCAGTAGGAGGAATTGATCCGAGAACTTTGATTGCCCAACGCTTCAAAGTCTGGATTGACAAGGGCAAGTTCATCTATGGGGTTGGTGGGAGTGTTCCTCCACACATTCAAAAGCCTGAGGATAGGAAAAAAGCCCCCGATTGGGACCAAATTTTCATTGACATAGGAGCTGAGTCAAAGGAAGAAGCCGAAGAGATGGGTGTTAAAATCGGAACCGTGATTACATGGGATGGAAGACTCGAGAGGCTCGGCAAGCACCGCTTTGTTAGCATTGCATTTGACGACAGAATAGCTGTCTACACTCTCGTTGAGACTGCAAGGCAGCTTAAAGAGTCAAACGCCGACATATACTTTGTGGCAACAGTTCAGGAAGAAGTGGGGCTTAGAGGAGCAAAGACAAGTGCCTTTGGCATCGATCCAGATTATGGATTTGCCATAGATGTTACAATAGCAGCTGACGTTCCGGGCACTCCGGAACACAAGCAAGTTACTCAGCTCGGCAAGGGAACGGCAATAAAGATAATGGATCGCTCAGTCATATGCCATCCAAAGATAGTCAGATGGATGGAAGAGCTTGCCAAGAAGTACGAGATACCCTACCAGTGGGACATCCTCCTCGGCGGAGGAACTGATGCTGGTGCAATACACCTCAACAAGGCGGGTGTTCCAACTGGGGCAA comes from the Thermococcus alcaliphilus genome and includes:
- a CDS encoding toprim domain-containing protein, translating into MTIVDVRILVEGASDVEVVSKALQGLALGSEYNITISAIIPTTNLEIAKSAAAGADLLIIATDADRVGRELAERMFRELSELVGHVERMKIPLGHDLEHIDVELVRKEIKNTLVRAGLKSLQILPEYMALRNQLLDLKGKYEMLMQENEKLKNDYQELEGKYGELLEEYSKLVEENNKLKESLKKRANVFKISEIWKELFGETEPPEEKYIAEAVEKLNLGGKIIVGQGYIYSDDEDLVIELLRIVHLSLSIAESKEEKAEEKEETTEKLEEPIAEFENF
- the sfsA gene encoding DNA/RNA nuclease SfsA yields the protein MLLKLPIIECTFIRRLNRFVGLVEVNGELKKALITNTGRLEEFMIKGKKAFCIPKQGGKTEFVLIGFLEKNGRGAIIDTRTQARAFERAVELGLIRWLKGCRIKRREVRIGNSRLDYLLECNGEEIWVEMKSAVLREGDYAMYPDCPSVRGQKHIKELIRLRENGKRAMIIFIGALPGVRRFKPYIKGDPKIAELLKEAKKKGVEIRGISISLLPNGEVILENEDLVVEV
- a CDS encoding M42 family metallopeptidase, with amino-acid sequence MVDYELLKKIVEAPGVTGYEFMGVRDVVIEALKDYVDEIKVDKLGNVIAHKKGDGPKVMIAGHMDQIGLMVTHIEKNGFLRVAPVGGIDPRTLIAQRFKVWIDKGKFIYGVGGSVPPHIQKPEDRKKAPDWDQIFIDIGAESKEEAEEMGVKIGTVITWDGRLERLGKHRFVSIAFDDRIAVYTLVETARQLKESNADIYFVATVQEEVGLRGAKTSAFGIDPDYGFAIDVTIAADVPGTPEHKQVTQLGKGTAIKIMDRSVICHPKIVRWMEELAKKYEIPYQWDILLGGGTDAGAIHLNKAGVPTGAISIPSRYIHSNAEVVDERDVDASVKLMVKILEHIHELEI